ACTAACGATGTCCACATCTATGACGTGGTGTCTATGCCTAGCCCGTGGCACTCCTCACATGTGCTAAGTCGAAGGAGCACTAGATGATATTCATGACTAACATGCATGACGAGAGAAAGAATATGTTAAGATCCACACTAGCCAACGACACGACAACTAACACATGGGTCCACCTACCTGACAAAACATGGGAGTATGACGAGTGTCATGGGTTCCGCGTCCTCAATGGCTTTCCCCAGGATGATGTAAGCATAGTTCTCGTCAACTACGTAAGCCTTTAATGTGATCACTTGGAGGTGCGACAACGTGACGAAGAGAAAGTTTACATAGGCGAGGTACCAATGCACGTGCATGGTGGACGAGGACGGGAGGATGTACATGTGTCGCGAGGGAGAGCATATGTTAGGGGGTGACGGGGCATGACAATCGCTAATGGACCTACTTGACAACATGAAGGCATAGTTGATAACACCTAAAACGATCATTTTGTCATTGACAAAATCGATAATTCTACACATGCTATATCTCCCATCAATAAAACAGACAATGTTaggataaatgagattaaatgtctcattttcataattatacttttataataataaagaCTAAATGTTTTAAGTCTaagaatcaaaatactaaaaGGATCTAATTACCAAAGGTAATATGTAAGTAGCCCAACAAAGGATGTGTGTGATCTTCCTCCGATACTCGAGTCAGAAGATACTCTTGGAAAAACTAGAGACTATGCGTCCATGGTTGTTTTATGAACACAACTCCTCAACTAATCTCATATAACATTCCAGGAAAAGTGAGCTCCATTTAAccaaaataataaatttgcaGGTATTTATTCTGCCCCTAAAACTGATTTAAACATCATCAACACATAATAATAAGTTGAAGTAAAAAGCTGTTCTTACAGACCAAAATTATAGCAAGCCAAGATCGTTTCTAGTTCACATTCTGGGGTCCAGGTGAATGAATACATCAAGCAGATAAAAAAGTTGAACCTGGATAGGTGATGTATTGCTCGAACCCAGAAACAAGGATGCTGATCAACTTGGCCATGATCATAATAAGTCAGGCACCCAAGCGAGCACCAGATCCTTGGCGGCACTCATTCAGCATGTCCAAATAGAACTGGCACTTGCTGATGTCACTACCATAATTGTTGAGGCACTGCGACCACAACAAATCAGAAAGGATAAGAAAATTTAGTTTTAGTTTTCCTTTACCAAGTTTCTCCATATATGATGAAATTATAACTCAACACAAAGAACCAGAAGAGATAAGGACAAAAGAAAAGGAGATCAGATCACATACATCCTGGAAAGCCTTTGAGTGGATGCTGCATGCATCTGTGCTACCATTACTCATTGGGGTGGTGGCAGCAGCAGGAGCTTGAGATGCAACGGTCTCATGCTGGATGGTGCGAGGTCCCAGAACAGCATCAACTGCCCTGTGAGCAATAGCACTCCCCGTGCCAAACGCCATGCCTGGGTAAGCAAGCACATTACATATTTGCTAGATGTTGAAACTGAAAAGTTGATGCATATATTAAAAATACATTGAAATGGACAAGCATGGAGATGATAAATAACCTTGTGCGATAGTGGATCCAATTCCTCCGAGGATGGAGCCACCACCCTGAACAGGAGCTGGAGGTGGAGCCCGATGTGCTGTATTGACAATCCCATTTGAAAATATGAGTTTCCTTGAGTATTATGGATcataaagagaaaaaatataCACCATGATGGACCAATAACAATATGATCTAATCTGCACAAATAAGTAAATAGATTGCAAACACTAGACTATTGTTCATTTCACAGTTCACGAATGACAAGATATTTATTCATCTTGACAACCTACTTTTTGCAAATATCAAGAAGTAAATAAAGGTTGAACTGGTTGATAGAAATAAACTTGTCTTTCGTATGCCATTCCACTTACATTACTAATGAACTATTGATCATTACAAGAACTCTTTGCCAGTCTTCTAACTGGTTATGCACTACAAGGGATGGACTGAATGATTTTGTGAAACCTGTGTGTGTAGAGACTCTTGTCACCATCGATGGGAAATTTTAAGTTGATAATAAAAGAAGAAAGTAATATGGAAAAACAACACAATGGCTAGATAGAGTAAAATACTTCAAAGAATCTACAAACAAATATATAAGAAGGTTTGTGTGAAAAGCTTTCATTTTAATACCATGAGAAAACATAGCCTCAATAGACAAGAAAGAGAATTCTTGCAAGTCCAACAACATCAAGATAGTGTTAAGGCAATAACTTATCCCAAAATAAGATATTGAGCAATTAAACTGCATGAAAACAAATAACTACTAAATGACAACAGAGTTAATTCAGATATATAAAATTTGACGAGGAAAGATTGAACCATAAGATCAAACATGGATAATaccaaacatattaaaaaaatgcAGAATGTATCAGATGATTATCTATTCAAAACATATGAAAAAAAGGAGCCAAGTATTACCAGGCTGAGGAGGATTCCTCACTGGAGCAGCACGACGAGCAGGACGACCTACAGAGTTTATCTGAGAATTAGCTCATTGATAATTAAGTAGCATAATAATTGAAATCTTATAATTTAACATTATGCACAACCAATATATAGTACCCTGAGTAAGGTTTCAAACACCAGTAAAATGTAGTTGGAGGAaattgttctttctttttttcaataTACTGGGTGATAACAGGTCAGTTTATCATCTGAGTATCCTGGTAATGTACCAGTTATACTAGGCATTGAAACTGGAATCAAACTGGGATTTTAAACCTTAATCCTAAGTATGGCCCCAAATTTATGAATCAGAAATGAATCAGCAAGCAAATAGTCAAGAAACTTGTGACAAAAAACAAGTTCATGCCTTCCATAGCACTTCCAATATAAATCCCCCCTGTTCCGAGCCTTCTGGCATTAAAGGAGCACCATAGTTAACATGTCACCAAATGAAACCCATTCAAGCCACAAACTTAAAATGCTAACCAATTCATCTAACAATATTAGAGGATTGTGTCTGCTGTACACAATCACCAAAGCTCACCATAATCATTGTTAACCATTTGCCAAAAAAAAGAATAGCATTCTGTGGTACAAGCACCTGGAGAATATTTGATTGTTTTCATGCATGCTGCATCCCAATGTGGAGTTTAACAAGTTATTGATTCACATGATTGATGCATTTTTTGGCTGTTAGATGCTTCAACCAAATCATTACAAATTTTTATTTTCGGTGTTATTTCGTAATCAAGTTAAAAAGATAAGAAATCATTCCATAAAATTAATAGAACTTTTCATCACATAAGCCAAACTTTCAACCAACCTCTTAAGTCAACTTTTCAGTGTTTTATCCTGAGTAGCATATTGTCTTCTAGCTTCTCATCCCGTTAACTAAATCTATTTTCACTAGTGGCTGCAAATTCAAGGGTGTCCAGACTTTATTGGAGGAATTACTCGTCATACTTCACTTTCTTCTGCTCAGCAGACAAAGCAGAGAATGATGGCTGGATGAAAATGTATCCATACCAATTCAAAGATTGCCACAATTCAACTCCACTATAATTTATCTGTGAATCGAATatgaagagttttttttttctgtaatgtTCTATAATAAAAATAGGCCATCAATGCTGTTTCATT
This DNA window, taken from Musa acuminata AAA Group cultivar baxijiao chromosome BXJ3-7, Cavendish_Baxijiao_AAA, whole genome shotgun sequence, encodes the following:
- the LOC135643842 gene encoding uncharacterized protein C6C3.02c-like; amino-acid sequence: MPRRSSGGRPARRAAPVRNPPQPAHRAPPPAPVQGGGSILGGIGSTIAQGMAFGTGSAIAHRAVDAVLGPRTIQHETVASQAPAAATTPMSNGSTDACSIHSKAFQDCLNNYGSDISKCQFYLDMLNECRQGSGARLGA